The following coding sequences are from one Thiohalorhabdus sp. Cl-TMA window:
- a CDS encoding alkaline phosphatase D family protein, whose amino-acid sequence MSEGPIGPILFARGADAESTAFSALLVLPEDSPAPPLHPEGGEAVPPEQIHHCVGVRAWRYDFRLPARRRATYALEGRSYEVATDLTGDLRIAYVSCNGKEDGDMDRPAAERNALWRILREEHDADPFQLMLHGGDQLYADEVMDAHPDLHAWHRSDQEEQERGRFTRDMADSAARFFLARYRDVYTAEDTAYLVARVPSMMMWDDHDIIDGWGSHPRWYHDNDVAQGVFRTARTFFRLFQQGEGPATLPAESDAENHPSLTCWWRFPGLGVIAPDLRSQRLPNRVMDEDGWGLFEQGLAELAGEPRVLVLSSVPGLGPRLSYVERFLHLIPGAQKYEDDLRDQWQSPAHRAEWCRFLEALEEQGKRPGHRLTLLSGEIHLATRGVLLTEPEPIHQLVSSGIAHPPPPTLYARALGALARLGEDPLPGRPIRMYPLPGRKGIYTNERNFLVLTRRNGKWTAYWETEGGGPTGPLAI is encoded by the coding sequence ATGTCCGAGGGCCCCATCGGACCCATCCTCTTCGCCCGCGGCGCGGACGCGGAAAGCACCGCCTTCTCGGCCCTGCTGGTGCTGCCGGAGGATAGCCCCGCACCGCCCCTGCACCCCGAGGGCGGGGAGGCGGTACCCCCCGAGCAGATCCACCACTGCGTTGGCGTCCGGGCGTGGCGCTATGATTTCCGCCTCCCGGCGCGCCGGAGGGCCACCTATGCGCTGGAAGGGCGGAGCTACGAGGTGGCCACCGACCTCACCGGCGACCTGCGCATCGCCTACGTCTCCTGCAACGGCAAGGAGGACGGGGACATGGACCGTCCCGCCGCGGAGCGCAACGCGCTGTGGCGGATCCTGCGCGAGGAGCACGACGCCGACCCGTTCCAGCTCATGCTCCACGGCGGCGACCAGCTCTACGCCGACGAGGTCATGGACGCGCACCCCGATCTGCACGCCTGGCACCGCAGCGACCAGGAGGAGCAGGAGCGGGGCCGGTTCACCCGCGACATGGCGGATTCGGCCGCGCGCTTCTTCCTGGCGCGCTACCGGGATGTCTACACCGCCGAGGACACCGCCTACCTGGTGGCCCGGGTGCCCTCCATGATGATGTGGGACGACCACGACATCATAGACGGCTGGGGCAGCCATCCCCGCTGGTACCACGACAACGACGTGGCCCAGGGCGTCTTCCGGACCGCCCGGACCTTCTTCCGGCTCTTCCAACAGGGAGAAGGGCCGGCCACCCTGCCGGCGGAGTCCGACGCGGAGAACCACCCCTCCCTGACCTGCTGGTGGCGTTTTCCGGGTCTCGGGGTGATCGCCCCGGACCTGCGCTCCCAGCGCCTGCCCAACCGGGTGATGGACGAGGACGGCTGGGGCCTCTTCGAGCAGGGCCTCGCGGAGCTCGCCGGCGAACCCCGAGTACTGGTGCTGTCCAGCGTCCCCGGACTCGGCCCGCGTCTGTCCTACGTGGAGCGCTTCCTCCACCTCATTCCCGGGGCGCAGAAATACGAGGACGACCTCCGCGACCAGTGGCAGAGCCCCGCCCACCGGGCGGAATGGTGCCGATTCCTGGAGGCCCTGGAGGAACAGGGCAAGCGTCCCGGCCACCGCCTCACCCTGCTGTCCGGCGAGATCCACCTGGCCACCCGGGGCGTGCTCCTGACCGAGCCCGAGCCCATCCACCAGCTGGTGTCCTCCGGCATCGCCCACCCCCCGCCGCCGACCCTGTACGCCCGCGCCCTGGGCGCCCTGGCCAGGCTGGGCGAGGACCCCCTGCCGGGCCGGCCCATCCGCATGTACCCCCTGCCCGGACGCAAGGGCATCTACACCAACGAGCGCAATTTCCTGGTGCTGACCCGCAGGAACGGGAAGTGGACCGCTTATTGGGAGACCGAGGGGGGAGGTCCCACCGGGCCGTTGGCGATCTGA
- a CDS encoding family 1 encapsulin nanocompartment shell protein, which yields MSYLNRAQAALPQELWGQIDETARSAARDRLTGRRFLDLDGPYGLGLTSIEVGTDDYCRTPGKGEAGAVMSHAISVPMLRKTCQLSVRRIQAYMDMGQLLDLSPVEDAAEAVADREEEFIYYGQPDFHLYGLMNAPERHEGKLSDWSQSDQALNDVLAAVEKLEESGYHGPYALVAGHTYYNNLFRRYENTDMLQLQHLNNLCELGVYKAPVEGVAVVDSHVGRLVQGQDLMVGYESNDGIHYHLFVNESIVLQLQEPQAVCTMTD from the coding sequence GTGAGCTACCTGAATCGAGCGCAGGCCGCGTTGCCGCAAGAGCTGTGGGGCCAGATCGATGAAACCGCCCGCAGCGCCGCCCGGGACCGGCTAACCGGCCGCCGCTTCCTGGACCTGGACGGCCCCTACGGACTCGGCCTGACCTCCATCGAGGTGGGAACGGACGATTACTGCCGCACGCCGGGGAAGGGCGAGGCCGGGGCGGTAATGAGCCACGCCATCTCCGTGCCCATGCTGCGCAAGACCTGCCAGCTTTCGGTGCGGCGGATCCAGGCGTACATGGACATGGGCCAGCTCCTGGACCTTTCCCCGGTGGAGGACGCCGCCGAGGCGGTGGCCGACCGCGAAGAGGAGTTCATCTACTACGGCCAGCCGGACTTCCATCTCTACGGCCTGATGAACGCCCCGGAACGCCACGAGGGCAAGCTCAGCGACTGGTCCCAGAGCGACCAGGCCCTGAACGACGTGCTCGCCGCGGTGGAAAAGCTGGAGGAATCCGGCTATCACGGGCCCTACGCGCTGGTGGCCGGCCACACCTACTACAACAACCTGTTCCGCCGCTACGAGAACACCGACATGCTCCAGCTCCAGCACCTGAACAACCTGTGCGAGCTGGGCGTCTACAAGGCCCCGGTGGAGGGTGTGGCCGTGGTGGACTCCCATGTGGGCCGCCTGGTGCAGGGCCAGGACCTCATGGTGGGCTACGAGTCCAACGACGGCATCCACTACCACCTGTTCGTCAACGAGAGCATCGTGCTCCAGCTCCAGGAGCCCCAGGCGGTGTGCACCATGACCGACTGA
- a CDS encoding DUF2237 family protein, whose amino-acid sequence MSEQKARNVLGGELEPCGIDPPAGFYRTGRCDTGIQDLGNHSVCAEVTQDFLEYTAARGNDLATPVPEFGFPGLEPGDRWCLCAARWQEALEAGQAPPVRLASTEENALEVVRLADLKAHAIDG is encoded by the coding sequence ATGAGCGAACAGAAAGCGCGGAACGTGCTGGGCGGCGAGCTGGAGCCCTGCGGGATCGATCCGCCGGCGGGCTTCTACCGGACCGGCCGCTGTGATACCGGCATTCAGGATCTCGGCAACCATTCCGTATGCGCCGAGGTGACCCAGGATTTTCTCGAGTACACCGCCGCCCGGGGCAATGACCTAGCCACGCCCGTCCCGGAGTTCGGCTTCCCGGGCCTGGAGCCGGGTGACCGCTGGTGTCTGTGCGCCGCGCGCTGGCAGGAAGCCCTGGAGGCGGGACAGGCCCCGCCCGTCCGCCTGGCGTCCACGGAGGAGAACGCCCTGGAGGTGGTACGGCTCGCGGACCTCAAGGCCCACGCCATCGACGGCTAG
- a CDS encoding M18 family aminopeptidase — translation MNEQDRHQTARDLLGYIDASPSPWHAVANAMEILDRRGFQRLREAETWDLHPGRAYYVVRDDSSLIAFRIGDAALEDAGFRIVGAHTDSPGFRVKPNAAHAKGPLAALGTEIYGGPILATFADRDLTLAGRVFVRDEHAESGVSPRLVHFDRPLLRLPNLAIHMNRDVNREGLKFDYQEQLPLFLSALSEELPPEQKFRRLLAEQAGADPEELVSWGLAVADTQAGAFWGPENEFIANSQLDNLASCHAALAALPEETADAGVAVAALFDHEEVGSESYKGAAGNFLESILARIAEELSLSEGQYRAALARSWLLSADMAHATHPHFPSHHEPQHPVKVNEGPVIKINAAQRYATDELGEAYFARLCEETGIPCQKYIHRNDLPCGSTIGPMMAARLGLRTVDVGNPMWAMHSLRESAGTFDHGALIRVLETFYTTGRGGVGRTLGVLP, via the coding sequence ATGAACGAGCAGGATCGCCACCAGACCGCCCGGGACCTCCTCGGCTACATCGATGCCAGCCCCAGCCCGTGGCACGCCGTGGCCAACGCCATGGAAATCCTGGACCGCCGCGGGTTCCAGCGGTTGCGGGAGGCGGAGACCTGGGATCTGCATCCCGGGCGGGCCTACTACGTGGTCCGCGACGACTCCAGCCTCATCGCCTTCCGCATCGGCGACGCCGCCCTGGAGGACGCCGGGTTCCGGATCGTCGGCGCCCACACGGACTCCCCCGGCTTCCGGGTCAAGCCCAACGCCGCCCACGCCAAGGGCCCGCTCGCCGCGCTGGGCACGGAGATCTACGGCGGCCCCATCCTGGCAACCTTCGCCGATCGCGATCTGACCCTGGCCGGGCGGGTTTTCGTCCGCGACGAGCACGCGGAATCGGGTGTCTCGCCCCGGCTCGTCCATTTCGACCGGCCGCTGCTGCGCCTGCCCAACCTGGCCATCCACATGAACCGAGACGTGAACCGGGAGGGCCTGAAGTTCGACTACCAGGAGCAGCTTCCCCTGTTTCTGAGCGCCCTGTCCGAGGAGCTGCCGCCGGAGCAGAAGTTCCGGCGCCTCCTTGCGGAGCAGGCGGGCGCCGATCCCGAGGAGCTGGTCTCCTGGGGGCTGGCGGTGGCGGATACCCAGGCCGGCGCCTTCTGGGGCCCGGAGAATGAGTTCATCGCCAACAGTCAGCTCGACAATCTGGCCTCCTGTCACGCGGCTCTGGCCGCCCTCCCCGAGGAGACCGCCGACGCCGGGGTGGCCGTGGCGGCGCTGTTCGATCACGAGGAGGTGGGCAGCGAGTCCTACAAGGGGGCCGCGGGCAATTTCCTGGAGAGCATCCTGGCGCGCATCGCCGAGGAGCTGTCGCTCAGCGAGGGCCAGTACCGCGCGGCCCTGGCGCGGAGCTGGCTGCTGTCCGCGGACATGGCGCACGCCACCCATCCGCACTTCCCGAGCCATCACGAGCCCCAGCATCCCGTGAAGGTCAACGAGGGGCCGGTGATCAAGATCAACGCCGCCCAGCGCTACGCCACCGACGAGCTGGGGGAGGCCTATTTCGCCCGCCTCTGTGAGGAGACGGGCATACCCTGCCAGAAGTACATCCACCGCAACGACCTGCCCTGCGGCTCCACCATCGGACCCATGATGGCCGCCCGGCTCGGCCTGCGCACCGTGGACGTGGGCAATCCCATGTGGGCCATGCACTCCCTGCGCGAGAGCGCGGGAACCTTCGACCACGGGGCCCTGATCCGGGTGCTGGAGACCTTCTACACCACCGGGCGCGGTGGCGTCGGTCGAACCCTGGGAGTGCTGCCCTAG
- a CDS encoding DNA phosphorothioation-associated putative methyltransferase yields MTVQRERAAKFRGEVSRPARLVLETGLLREGDRFFDYGCGRGVDVHWISKLGFSAHGWDPAYAPDEAFIEAEIVNLGFVINVIEDPDERRETLRSAWELTQRALVVAVRLHSEKGEENWEPYRDGWLTAWKTFQKLFSQQELKDFVESTLGVQPVSLAPGIVLAFPDPADRQQFLQEGRSHRLAGQLAPRRSDELFEKYQTELESLTRFLEAHGRLPEPDEFSTGAQILEELGSIKKAAGIIRRVAGDEAWEEAREARTQDLLVHLGLERLSGLPKFSDLPVALQRDIKAFFGSYKKAQEEAEKLLFKAGSTEEVAKACKEAQCGKLTPEALYLHKSAVETLPPVLRIYEGCARVLLGDIEAEYLIKLNRTKPKISYLLYPEFEQDPHPALKESWVVSLHELSEKHYSFEERENPPILHRKETFIPESHPFWEKFARLTRQEEKWDLFDEPQAIGTRNGWAAKLEEKGAQLRGHRLVRQ; encoded by the coding sequence ATGACGGTTCAACGTGAACGGGCAGCAAAATTCCGCGGAGAAGTTTCCCGACCAGCGCGGCTCGTGTTGGAGACCGGCCTACTCAGGGAAGGAGACCGGTTTTTCGATTACGGGTGTGGGCGCGGGGTGGATGTCCACTGGATCTCCAAGCTGGGCTTCTCAGCCCATGGCTGGGATCCGGCCTACGCCCCGGATGAAGCATTTATCGAAGCCGAAATCGTCAATCTGGGCTTCGTCATCAATGTCATAGAAGACCCGGATGAGCGAAGGGAAACCCTCCGTTCGGCTTGGGAATTAACGCAGCGCGCCTTGGTGGTGGCGGTGCGGCTTCACTCCGAGAAGGGGGAGGAGAATTGGGAGCCCTATCGCGACGGTTGGCTTACGGCTTGGAAGACGTTCCAGAAACTATTCAGCCAGCAAGAGCTGAAGGATTTCGTCGAATCCACCCTGGGGGTGCAGCCGGTCTCCCTGGCTCCCGGAATCGTTCTGGCATTTCCCGATCCCGCCGACCGGCAGCAATTCCTGCAGGAGGGCCGCTCCCACCGCCTGGCCGGGCAACTTGCTCCCCGCCGCAGTGACGAGCTATTCGAGAAATACCAGACGGAACTAGAGTCCTTAACCCGCTTCCTCGAAGCCCATGGAAGGCTCCCGGAACCAGACGAGTTCTCCACCGGAGCTCAGATCCTTGAAGAGCTAGGCAGTATAAAAAAGGCTGCCGGGATTATCCGGCGGGTAGCGGGCGACGAGGCGTGGGAGGAGGCCAGGGAAGCTCGGACCCAGGACCTGTTAGTGCACTTGGGTTTGGAACGGCTTTCCGGCTTGCCCAAATTCTCCGATCTGCCCGTCGCCCTTCAGCGGGATATCAAGGCCTTCTTCGGGAGCTACAAAAAAGCCCAGGAGGAAGCCGAAAAACTCTTATTCAAAGCGGGGAGCACCGAAGAGGTGGCCAAGGCCTGTAAGGAGGCCCAATGCGGCAAGCTCACCCCCGAAGCCTTGTATCTCCATAAAAGCGCCGTGGAAACCCTGCCTCCGGTGCTCCGAATCTATGAAGGGTGCGCCCGGGTGCTGCTTGGTGACATCGAGGCCGAATATCTAATCAAGCTAAACCGAACTAAGCCCAAGATCTCCTACCTCCTTTATCCGGAGTTCGAACAAGACCCTCATCCGGCCCTAAAGGAATCCTGGGTGGTTTCCCTCCATGAGCTTTCGGAAAAGCACTATAGCTTTGAGGAGCGGGAGAATCCGCCCATCCTCCACCGCAAGGAAACTTTTATTCCGGAGAGCCACCCTTTTTGGGAGAAGTTCGCCCGGCTCACAAGGCAGGAGGAGAAGTGGGACCTGTTTGATGAGCCCCAAGCCATCGGAACCCGAAATGGCTGGGCTGCAAAATTGGAAGAGAAGGGAGCGCAGCTCCGAGGGCACCGTTTGGTGCGGCAGTGA
- a CDS encoding encapsulin-associated ferritin-like protein: protein MAGASESYHEPLDRLSEHTMNMHRALVSLQEELEAVDWYQQRADGTPDQALKEILLHNMREEIEHASMVLEWLRRSSPDFDAQLRDYLFTEGPITELEEEANGGGEDSGDEDGPDERQSTIGPLKGE, encoded by the coding sequence ATGGCCGGAGCGAGCGAGTCGTATCACGAGCCACTGGATCGGCTGTCCGAGCACACCATGAACATGCATCGGGCCCTGGTCTCTCTCCAGGAAGAGCTGGAGGCCGTGGACTGGTATCAGCAGCGTGCCGACGGCACGCCGGATCAGGCGCTGAAGGAGATCCTGCTGCACAACATGCGGGAGGAGATCGAGCACGCGTCCATGGTTCTGGAATGGCTGCGGCGCAGCAGCCCCGATTTCGACGCCCAGCTGCGCGACTATCTGTTCACCGAAGGGCCCATTACCGAACTGGAAGAAGAGGCCAACGGCGGCGGGGAGGATTCCGGCGACGAGGATGGCCCCGACGAGCGCCAATCCACCATCGGTCCTCTGAAAGGAGAGTGA
- the tgt gene encoding tRNA guanosine(34) transglycosylase Tgt — MSVTDTPDFQFHLLATDGAARRGRVQTGRGPIDTPAFMPVGTGATVKGMLPDQVAATGAQVLLGNAYHLMLRPGAERVAEFGGLHRFMNWDGPILTDSGGFQVLSLSNLRKLDENGVTFRSHIDGSYWEMTPESSVEIQRLLDADITMVFDECPPYPCEADEAKQSLDLTMRWAERSKTAFEERPGYGLFGIVQGGVHDHLREESARRLVELGFHGYAVGGLAVGEPAEERNHTLEVTTPVLPADKPRYLMGVGKPLDLLDAVERGIDMFDCVLPTRSGRRGLAFTWDGDRKLTNARYRDDHEPLDPNSSCPASRDYSKGYLHHLFRSGELLGWVLLTWHNLHFYQELMAAMRAAVEEGRFEDFAAALRERQAKPRQPRE, encoded by the coding sequence ATCTCCGTGACCGATACCCCCGACTTCCAATTCCACCTCCTCGCCACCGACGGCGCGGCCCGGCGCGGGCGGGTGCAAACCGGGCGCGGCCCCATCGACACCCCCGCCTTCATGCCGGTGGGCACCGGCGCCACGGTGAAGGGCATGCTTCCGGACCAGGTGGCAGCCACCGGCGCCCAGGTCCTGCTCGGCAACGCCTACCACCTCATGCTGCGCCCGGGCGCGGAGCGGGTGGCGGAGTTCGGCGGCCTGCACCGTTTCATGAACTGGGACGGCCCCATCCTCACCGATTCCGGGGGCTTCCAGGTGCTGTCGCTCAGCAACCTGCGCAAGCTGGACGAGAACGGCGTCACCTTCCGCAGCCACATCGACGGCAGCTACTGGGAGATGACTCCGGAGTCCTCGGTGGAGATCCAGCGCCTGCTCGACGCCGACATCACCATGGTCTTCGACGAGTGCCCGCCGTACCCCTGCGAGGCGGACGAGGCCAAGCAGTCCCTGGACCTCACCATGCGCTGGGCGGAGCGCTCCAAGACTGCTTTCGAAGAGCGGCCCGGCTACGGGCTGTTCGGCATCGTTCAGGGCGGCGTGCACGACCATCTGCGCGAGGAATCGGCGCGGCGGCTGGTGGAGCTGGGCTTCCACGGCTACGCCGTGGGCGGCCTGGCGGTGGGCGAGCCGGCGGAAGAGCGCAACCACACCCTGGAGGTGACCACCCCGGTCCTGCCGGCCGACAAGCCGCGCTACCTCATGGGAGTGGGCAAGCCGCTGGACCTGCTGGACGCGGTGGAGCGCGGCATCGACATGTTCGACTGCGTGCTGCCCACCCGCTCCGGCCGCCGCGGCCTGGCCTTCACCTGGGACGGGGACCGCAAGCTCACCAACGCCCGATATCGCGACGACCACGAGCCCCTGGACCCGAATTCAAGCTGCCCCGCCTCCCGCGACTACTCCAAGGGCTACCTGCACCACCTGTTCCGTTCCGGCGAGCTGCTGGGCTGGGTGCTGCTCACCTGGCATAACCTGCACTTCTACCAGGAGCTCATGGC
- a CDS encoding PAS domain-containing sensor histidine kinase — protein MRSKDPKAHSEEQLLYSNALLNAQLETSPDGILVADRHYRMLTWNRRFREMWGISEEVMAAGDGRAAVQRVLDQVVEPEPFRAEIKRLYEHLEEAETQVEITLKDGRVLERHSRGVQDERGSYWGRSWFYRDITEQKRAEKDLRVSEQRFRAVFERAALGIAVVDPEGHPWRVNPALERMLGRSAEELTSTSFLEVTHPEDRQADREAFEELVAGRRESYGMEKRYLTGDGRVVWGRLSASTLPGWNDQQRPWFLGMVEDVTENRELLEELRLLAQVFRAGNAVMITDALGRILRVNEGFCEVTGYRPEEVLGGTPGFLKSRFHGEEFYRALWKQLEQEGYWEGEIWNRRKDGSHYPQWQTITAVPDQSGRVARYVATFSDLTDRKLLESERQRRASSVGEMGRILAHQLNQPLAAIGSYVEGALQRLRREHPDLGELERGLREMRSQVERASGIVDDVRHYLRGERPELRPTDINSLLRSVLPARGPATTEPPCHFKLDLAADLADVPGDPIALQECLLNLVNNAVDAVRSNRGAEGRVAITTRRRGSEVEVVVRDNGPGIPPGLEEEIFRPLFTSKEEGTGLGLSICRSVVQKHGGRLWVGANEPGPGAAFHITLPSEAR, from the coding sequence GTGCGAAGCAAGGACCCTAAGGCTCATTCCGAAGAGCAGCTGCTCTATTCCAACGCCCTGTTGAACGCCCAGCTGGAGACCTCCCCCGATGGCATCCTGGTTGCCGACCGGCACTATCGGATGCTGACTTGGAACCGGCGTTTCCGGGAGATGTGGGGAATCTCCGAGGAGGTGATGGCCGCTGGAGACGGCCGCGCCGCCGTACAGAGGGTACTCGACCAAGTGGTCGAGCCGGAGCCGTTCCGGGCGGAGATCAAACGCCTCTATGAACATTTGGAAGAGGCCGAGACCCAGGTGGAAATCACCTTGAAGGACGGTCGGGTCCTGGAGCGCCATTCCCGCGGTGTGCAGGATGAGCGGGGTAGCTACTGGGGGCGGTCCTGGTTCTACCGGGACATCACCGAGCAAAAACGGGCCGAGAAAGACCTGCGGGTCAGCGAACAGCGGTTCCGCGCCGTTTTCGAGCGGGCCGCCCTCGGCATTGCCGTGGTGGACCCGGAGGGGCACCCATGGCGCGTGAACCCCGCACTGGAGCGCATGCTGGGGCGCTCTGCCGAGGAGCTAACGAGTACTAGCTTCCTGGAGGTAACCCACCCGGAGGATCGGCAAGCCGACCGCGAGGCCTTCGAGGAGCTGGTGGCGGGGCGCCGCGAGAGCTACGGCATGGAGAAGCGCTACCTGACCGGGGACGGGCGAGTGGTGTGGGGGCGGCTGTCCGCCTCCACCCTTCCCGGATGGAACGACCAGCAGAGGCCCTGGTTTCTGGGGATGGTGGAGGATGTCACCGAAAACCGCGAGCTGCTCGAGGAGCTGCGGCTGCTGGCGCAGGTGTTTCGCGCCGGAAACGCCGTCATGATTACCGACGCCCTGGGAAGGATCCTGCGCGTCAACGAAGGCTTCTGCGAGGTGACCGGCTACCGCCCCGAGGAGGTGTTGGGCGGGACCCCCGGGTTCCTGAAATCCCGCTTTCATGGCGAAGAGTTCTACCGGGCGCTCTGGAAGCAGCTGGAGCAAGAAGGCTATTGGGAGGGGGAGATCTGGAACCGCCGCAAGGACGGCAGCCATTACCCCCAGTGGCAGACCATCACGGCGGTGCCCGACCAGTCAGGCCGGGTGGCCCGTTACGTGGCCACCTTCTCCGACCTGACCGATCGCAAGCTGCTGGAGAGCGAACGCCAGCGTCGCGCATCCTCCGTCGGTGAGATGGGACGCATCCTTGCCCATCAGCTCAACCAGCCGCTGGCGGCCATCGGTTCCTACGTGGAGGGGGCCCTGCAGCGTTTGCGCCGGGAGCACCCCGATCTCGGCGAGCTAGAGCGGGGCCTACGCGAGATGCGGAGCCAGGTGGAACGGGCCTCCGGCATCGTGGACGATGTCCGCCACTACCTGCGTGGCGAACGGCCTGAATTGCGGCCCACGGACATCAACTCCCTGCTGCGCTCGGTACTCCCGGCGCGTGGCCCGGCCACCACCGAGCCGCCCTGCCACTTCAAGCTGGACCTCGCCGCCGACCTTGCCGATGTGCCGGGCGACCCCATCGCCTTGCAGGAGTGCCTGCTGAACTTGGTGAATAACGCCGTGGATGCGGTCCGGTCGAACCGGGGGGCCGAGGGCCGGGTCGCCATCACCACCCGGCGCCGAGGCAGCGAGGTGGAAGTGGTGGTCCGGGATAACGGCCCGGGGATCCCGCCCGGCCTTGAGGAGGAGATTTTCCGGCCCTTGTTCACCTCCAAGGAGGAAGGCACGGGTCTGGGACTGTCCATCTGCCGGTCAGTGGTCCAGAAACATGGAGGCAGGTTGTGGGTGGGGGCCAACGAGCCCGGCCCCGGCGCCGCCTTCCATATCACACTGCCAAGCGAAGCCCGGTAG
- the queA gene encoding tRNA preQ1(34) S-adenosylmethionine ribosyltransferase-isomerase QueA — MRVDEFDFHLPEDHIAQHPARPADAARLLEVRPDRFGDHGVRDLPGLLRPGDLLVFNDTQVIPARLVGRRDAVRIELTLHKPLAGPRWAAFARPAKRLKTGQTVRFSEDFTAEVAEKREGGEVVLEFDRDGAALMAALETHGHMPLPPYIRGGEDEATDRADYQTRFAAKPGAVAAPTAALHFTDRLMAELEAAGIAWTTVTLHVGAGTFLPVKVEDTAEHVMHAEYGVVEAATAERINATRRAGGRIVPVGTTSLRLLETAAGEDGELRPWSGETDIFITPGYRFKLADLMITNFHLPKSTLLMLVAAFAGLERIKSAYAHAVEAGYRFYSYGDACLLHPAGD, encoded by the coding sequence ATGCGCGTCGACGAATTCGATTTCCACCTCCCCGAGGACCACATCGCCCAGCACCCCGCCCGGCCGGCGGATGCCGCGCGGCTGCTCGAGGTGCGTCCGGACCGCTTCGGCGACCATGGGGTCCGCGACCTGCCGGGCCTGTTGCGACCGGGCGACCTGCTGGTGTTCAACGATACCCAGGTCATCCCGGCGCGCCTGGTGGGCCGCCGCGACGCGGTGCGCATCGAGCTGACCCTGCACAAGCCCCTGGCCGGACCGCGCTGGGCGGCCTTCGCCCGGCCCGCCAAGCGCCTCAAGACCGGCCAGACGGTGCGCTTCAGCGAGGATTTCACCGCCGAGGTCGCCGAGAAGCGCGAGGGCGGCGAGGTGGTGCTGGAATTCGACCGCGACGGGGCCGCCCTCATGGCGGCCCTGGAGACCCACGGCCACATGCCCCTGCCGCCCTACATCCGCGGCGGCGAGGACGAGGCGACCGACCGCGCCGACTACCAGACCCGCTTCGCCGCCAAGCCCGGGGCCGTGGCCGCCCCCACGGCGGCCCTGCATTTCACCGACCGGCTCATGGCCGAGCTGGAGGCCGCCGGCATCGCGTGGACCACCGTAACCCTGCACGTGGGGGCGGGGACCTTCCTGCCTGTGAAGGTGGAGGATACGGCGGAGCATGTCATGCACGCCGAGTACGGGGTGGTGGAGGCGGCCACCGCGGAGCGCATCAACGCGACGCGTCGGGCCGGCGGGCGGATCGTGCCGGTGGGCACCACGAGCCTGCGGCTGCTGGAGACCGCGGCGGGGGAGGACGGGGAGCTGCGGCCCTGGAGCGGCGAGACCGACATCTTCATCACCCCCGGCTACCGCTTCAAGCTGGCCGACCTCATGATCACCAACTTCCACCTGCCCAAGTCCACGCTGCTCATGCTGGTGGCCGCCTTCGCCGGCCTGGAGCGCATCAAGAGCGCCTACGCCCACGCCGTCGAGGCGGGGTACCGGTTCTATTCCTACGGCGACGCGTGCCTGCTGCACCCGGCCGGTGACTGA